Proteins encoded in a region of the Streptomyces sp. PCS3-D2 genome:
- the istB gene encoding IS21-like element helper ATPase IstB encodes MSVLDTALRESLKTLRLSGMLETLDARLAQAHGGELGHLDFLQVLCQDEITRRETVAFQRRLQRAKFEQQVTLEEFDFTASSKLPAAQIRDLAALRWLHAGESVILFGPVGVGKTHVAQALGHLSVRQGANVRFAKTSRILAELAGGHADRTWDKRMRELIRPDVLILDDFAMRQLTAAQADDLYELVSERQGRSLIITSNRAPSDWYPLFPNPVVAESLLDRLINTSHQVIMNGPSYRPNKRPRNPADKPDKPSAN; translated from the coding sequence GCCCTGCGCGAGTCGCTCAAGACGCTTCGGCTGTCGGGGATGCTTGAGACCCTGGACGCCCGGCTGGCCCAGGCCCACGGCGGCGAGCTCGGACACCTGGACTTCCTTCAGGTCCTCTGCCAGGACGAGATCACCCGCCGCGAGACCGTGGCCTTCCAACGACGGCTCCAACGCGCGAAGTTCGAGCAGCAGGTGACCCTGGAGGAGTTCGACTTCACCGCCTCCTCCAAGCTGCCCGCGGCCCAGATCCGGGACCTGGCCGCACTGCGCTGGCTCCACGCCGGAGAGTCGGTGATCTTGTTCGGGCCCGTCGGCGTCGGCAAAACACACGTCGCCCAGGCCCTCGGCCATCTCTCCGTCCGGCAGGGCGCGAACGTCCGGTTCGCCAAGACCAGCCGGATCCTGGCCGAGCTGGCCGGCGGCCACGCGGACCGCACCTGGGACAAGCGCATGCGCGAGCTCATCCGCCCCGACGTCCTGATCCTCGACGACTTCGCCATGCGCCAACTGACTGCGGCCCAGGCCGACGACCTCTACGAACTCGTCTCCGAGCGGCAGGGACGCTCCCTGATCATCACCAGCAACCGGGCACCCAGCGACTGGTATCCCCTCTTCCCCAACCCCGTCGTCGCCGAGTCCCTGCTCGACCGCCTGATCAACACCAGCCACCAAGTCATCATGAACGGCCCCAGCTACCGCCCGAACAAGCGCCCAAGGAACCCCGCCGACAAGCCCGATAAGCCCTCAGCCAACTGA
- a CDS encoding ferrous iron transport protein A, with the protein MPADSSSSTGQARDREAVEHVLGRPLGRVWPAAALAPGCRVIVIRDPLERWAPWQREFLGTIDDMAAPEPVRHPSARRGELAYWVSFDQPQHDSNGDGPYRKAQIWARFLRPMPTS; encoded by the coding sequence ATGCCTGCCGACTCCTCCTCCAGCACAGGGCAAGCGCGGGACCGGGAAGCCGTTGAGCACGTCCTCGGCCGCCCCCTGGGCCGAGTGTGGCCAGCTGCCGCGCTGGCGCCCGGCTGCCGGGTCATAGTGATCCGCGATCCGCTGGAGAGGTGGGCCCCGTGGCAGAGGGAGTTCCTCGGCACGATCGACGACATGGCCGCCCCGGAGCCCGTCCGACACCCGAGCGCGAGGCGCGGAGAGTTGGCCTACTGGGTCAGCTTCGACCAGCCGCAGCATGACAGCAACGGCGACGGTCCCTACCGCAAGGCCCAGATCTGGGCCCGATTCCTGCGACCCATGCCGACCTCGTAG
- a CDS encoding barstar family protein translates to MKYLLVQEDEEGVERLWGRCAGVEGLFVDPVPPPRETLTLRGCSPEGPLSEILAEPGVSFRGLGDMCVEVWDEEEPVQWWTLVDAVVVAHQPHPGDPARYDVVIGAGVRNEESFFDVPATPRFELLAGTTVAAARAGRCSSVDGLFAPRADPDPVPLELIGCEATEPLLVGTQRPRRWAGAWADLLVLDRHGAVMASCSVDLAVSEARPSVLGYGLEDITLTDGGTDRPSPAARGIWTEWYQGPPAAPNGWAPYDAQGRTAWLELTTRAWRGRASGPDRTGGAYHLDGRFVTDVPGLHCAIAEALLGPGRYFGREWNAFKDCLSGGFGVAPPFTLTWHESDVARDALADVVEDPEGQLSYFEETVQLLERCGVTVVLR, encoded by the coding sequence GTGAAGTACCTCCTGGTCCAGGAGGACGAGGAGGGCGTGGAGCGGCTCTGGGGACGGTGTGCGGGTGTCGAAGGGCTGTTCGTCGACCCGGTCCCGCCGCCGCGGGAGACCCTCACCCTGCGCGGATGCAGCCCCGAAGGCCCCCTGAGCGAAATCCTGGCCGAACCCGGTGTGTCGTTCCGAGGGCTGGGCGACATGTGTGTCGAGGTCTGGGACGAGGAGGAGCCGGTCCAGTGGTGGACTCTCGTCGACGCGGTCGTGGTGGCGCATCAGCCGCATCCCGGTGATCCGGCGCGGTACGACGTCGTGATCGGTGCCGGCGTCAGAAACGAGGAGAGCTTCTTCGACGTGCCGGCCACCCCGCGCTTCGAGCTCCTCGCGGGAACGACGGTCGCCGCCGCGCGTGCGGGGCGGTGCTCCTCGGTGGACGGCCTTTTCGCGCCACGGGCGGACCCTGACCCCGTCCCGCTGGAGCTGATCGGCTGCGAGGCCACGGAACCCCTGCTCGTGGGGACTCAGCGGCCCCGCCGATGGGCAGGCGCCTGGGCCGATCTCCTGGTGCTGGACCGCCATGGTGCGGTGATGGCCTCGTGCTCCGTGGACCTGGCCGTCTCCGAAGCGCGCCCGTCCGTGCTCGGGTACGGGCTGGAGGACATCACGCTCACGGACGGGGGCACCGACCGCCCCTCGCCGGCGGCTCGCGGCATCTGGACGGAGTGGTACCAGGGCCCGCCCGCAGCGCCCAACGGATGGGCACCGTACGACGCGCAGGGCAGGACTGCCTGGCTGGAGCTGACCACCCGCGCCTGGCGGGGACGCGCGTCCGGACCGGACCGGACCGGAGGCGCGTACCACCTCGACGGCCGGTTCGTCACCGACGTCCCAGGGCTGCACTGCGCGATCGCCGAGGCACTGCTCGGACCCGGCCGCTACTTCGGCAGAGAGTGGAACGCCTTCAAGGACTGCTTGTCCGGCGGCTTCGGTGTAGCCCCTCCCTTCACCCTGACCTGGCACGAGTCGGACGTCGCACGCGACGCGCTGGCAGATGTCGTGGAGGACCCGGAAGGGCAGCTCTCGTACTTCGAGGAGACCGTCCAGCTCCTCGAACGGTGCGGCGTCACCGTCGTGCTCCGATAG
- a CDS encoding cupin domain-containing protein — MRLVNHERNAMDLRTTPVHLGLGSRAKPVEGFTWDPEVLQAYSTAVAADGAEGRMVMIFDGDGLGDHWESHPAGDELVVCLSGSVTVTRDVDGVPDRVLLGPGEATINPAGVWHVVDMEGPTSILSITAGLGTDHRPRTDTRPTEHVAPSPEEAP, encoded by the coding sequence ATGAGACTCGTCAACCACGAACGCAATGCCATGGACCTGCGGACCACCCCCGTGCACCTCGGACTGGGATCGAGAGCGAAACCCGTCGAGGGCTTCACCTGGGACCCGGAGGTGCTCCAGGCTTACAGCACCGCGGTCGCGGCAGACGGCGCCGAGGGCAGGATGGTGATGATCTTCGATGGCGACGGGCTCGGCGACCACTGGGAGAGCCACCCTGCAGGCGACGAACTGGTCGTCTGCCTCAGCGGATCAGTGACGGTCACCCGCGACGTGGACGGGGTGCCCGACCGCGTTCTACTCGGGCCGGGCGAGGCCACCATCAACCCGGCCGGGGTATGGCACGTGGTCGACATGGAGGGGCCGACGTCCATCCTGTCCATCACCGCGGGCCTCGGCACCGACCACCGCCCTCGGACCGACACCCGCCCGACCGAACACGTTGCGCCCAGCCCGGAGGAAGCGCCGTGA
- a CDS encoding sensor histidine kinase, with protein sequence MTPRAVDWLLTLSALVDVCGYLAELPRIAAVPPVAGAFLLLARRRLPLAVFAVALVLVVYGQCGMMALGALFTLAEQNRDRRLLAAGAVAFAACTIMPQAFFGAARPLWWDTATAASMAGCCLALSSAAVFLGRLIVARRELADRIRDLRRAQEHERELHAETVLARERAHLAREMHDVVSHQVSLIAVRAGALQVTADSPDTRQAARVIRGLSAATLDELRHMVSVLRASEAPVGGLTPQPTLERLHELLAVDDLDVSLAGEIPGGVDGAVQRAVHRTVQEALTNVRKHAAGAAVVVGIREEGGWVEVTVTNTAPSAPALLLPGSRQGLTGLRERAELLGGRLTHGPTPGGGYRLHARFPSDGPQRNRVTDALDTPRR encoded by the coding sequence TTGACTCCGAGAGCCGTCGACTGGCTGCTGACGCTGTCGGCTCTGGTCGATGTCTGCGGGTATCTGGCGGAGCTGCCGCGCATCGCTGCGGTTCCCCCGGTGGCAGGTGCCTTTCTGCTGCTGGCCCGGCGCCGGCTGCCGCTGGCGGTCTTCGCCGTCGCACTCGTACTCGTGGTGTACGGGCAGTGCGGCATGATGGCGCTGGGTGCCTTGTTCACGCTGGCCGAGCAGAACCGTGACCGTCGTCTCCTCGCCGCCGGGGCGGTGGCCTTCGCTGCTTGCACGATCATGCCCCAGGCTTTCTTCGGCGCCGCGAGACCGTTGTGGTGGGACACGGCGACGGCGGCCTCGATGGCCGGCTGCTGCCTGGCCCTCTCCTCCGCGGCGGTGTTCCTGGGCCGGCTGATCGTCGCGCGCCGCGAGCTCGCGGACCGGATCCGCGACCTGCGCCGAGCCCAGGAACACGAGCGGGAACTCCATGCCGAGACGGTGCTGGCCCGCGAACGGGCGCACCTCGCCCGCGAGATGCACGACGTGGTCTCTCACCAGGTCAGCCTGATCGCCGTCCGCGCCGGTGCCCTCCAGGTCACCGCCGACAGCCCCGACACCAGGCAGGCCGCGCGCGTCATCCGGGGGCTGAGCGCGGCAACCCTGGACGAGCTGCGCCACATGGTGTCCGTGCTCCGGGCTTCCGAGGCCCCTGTCGGCGGGCTGACGCCGCAGCCGACCCTGGAGCGGCTGCACGAACTGCTCGCGGTCGACGACCTGGACGTGAGCCTGGCCGGTGAGATCCCCGGCGGTGTCGACGGTGCCGTGCAGCGGGCCGTACACCGCACCGTGCAGGAAGCACTGACCAACGTCCGCAAACACGCAGCCGGGGCCGCTGTCGTGGTCGGGATCCGCGAGGAGGGCGGCTGGGTGGAGGTCACCGTGACCAATACCGCGCCCTCCGCACCCGCACTGCTGCTGCCCGGCTCCCGGCAGGGTCTGACCGGGTTGCGTGAGCGCGCAGAGCTCCTCGGCGGCCGGCTCACCCACGGCCCCACCCCCGGAGGCGGCTACCGCCTCCACGCCCGCTTCCCGTCCGACGGACCCCAGCGGAACCGGGTGACGGACGCCCTCGACACCCCTCGGCGGTGA
- a CDS encoding DUF6193 family natural product biosynthesis protein: MIDAVRCLVDNGIKWRAMPADFPGWDRVYAFWRRWRDKGLRVGIGAALALPDRVREAAGRDREPTAGVIDAQSVKGASSVPAAARGFDGGKKVNGRKRHIVVDTLGLLLAVIVAAASVTDREAGQTLLARLSGRHWRVARVWADGGYTGKLVDVARSVLRIALTVVKRSDGTAGFVVLPKRWLLDPTRLVESEWQHLRTEARELECPWRPAYRALVEAAHAEPALRRLYPFTSHWALRFSTTTRPRLCVVGPLLVTHDVDRYTVDMTVASGDGTEYTTAPELVAAAVRTLPSVLTPVTLGR, from the coding sequence ATGATCGACGCCGTGCGCTGCCTCGTCGACAACGGGATCAAGTGGCGGGCCATGCCGGCCGACTTCCCCGGCTGGGACCGGGTCTACGCGTTCTGGCGCAGGTGGCGGGACAAGGGACTGCGGGTCGGTATCGGTGCGGCGTTGGCCCTGCCGGACCGGGTTCGCGAGGCAGCGGGCCGGGATCGGGAGCCGACCGCGGGCGTCATCGACGCGCAGTCGGTGAAGGGTGCCAGCTCGGTGCCGGCCGCGGCGCGGGGCTTCGACGGCGGCAAGAAGGTGAACGGCCGCAAGCGGCACATCGTCGTGGACACGCTCGGTCTGCTGCTGGCGGTGATAGTCGCAGCGGCGTCGGTGACCGACCGCGAGGCCGGACAGACGCTGCTGGCTCGGCTGAGCGGGCGGCACTGGCGGGTGGCCCGGGTGTGGGCGGACGGCGGCTACACCGGAAAGCTCGTCGACGTCGCCCGAAGTGTCCTGCGGATCGCGTTGACGGTGGTCAAACGCAGCGACGGCACTGCGGGCTTCGTCGTACTCCCGAAAAGGTGGCTTCTCGACCCCACACGCCTGGTCGAAAGCGAGTGGCAGCACCTGCGCACCGAGGCGAGAGAGCTGGAGTGCCCGTGGAGGCCCGCGTATCGAGCCCTGGTCGAGGCGGCCCACGCCGAACCGGCGCTGCGGAGGCTCTACCCGTTCACCAGCCACTGGGCGCTGCGCTTCTCGACCACGACGCGCCCGCGCCTCTGCGTTGTGGGACCGCTGCTGGTCACCCATGATGTCGACCGGTACACGGTCGACATGACCGTGGCGAGCGGGGACGGCACCGAGTACACCACGGCGCCCGAGCTAGTGGCGGCAGCTGTGCGCACACTGCCTTCCGTCCTCACCCCGGTCACGCTCGGGCGTTGA
- a CDS encoding response regulator transcription factor, with product MIRVLVVDDEALVRSGLSMILNAADGIEAVGATDGQGALQAVADRAPDLVLLDVRMPGVDGLTVLRSLMARPSPPVVAMLTTFEADEYVAAALRAGARGYLVKDTDPEVLPALVRRLVAGGVVLAPRVASHVVAGYLRHQAGLGVAAQTLERLSSREREVLVLLAEGLSNADIGRRLHLSLGTVKEHVGALLAKLGVHNRVQAALWAQRAGLLDRVGV from the coding sequence GTGATCCGGGTACTGGTGGTGGACGACGAGGCGCTGGTGCGTTCGGGGCTGAGCATGATCCTGAACGCTGCCGACGGCATCGAGGCGGTCGGGGCGACCGACGGCCAGGGTGCCCTCCAGGCCGTGGCCGATCGTGCCCCAGACCTTGTCCTGCTCGACGTCCGGATGCCCGGTGTCGACGGACTGACGGTGCTGCGGTCCCTGATGGCGCGGCCGTCTCCGCCCGTGGTCGCGATGCTCACGACGTTCGAGGCGGACGAGTACGTCGCCGCCGCACTGCGCGCCGGCGCCCGCGGCTACCTGGTCAAGGACACCGACCCCGAGGTCCTGCCGGCTCTGGTGCGGCGCCTGGTGGCGGGCGGTGTCGTGCTCGCGCCCCGTGTCGCCTCGCACGTCGTGGCCGGCTACCTGCGTCACCAGGCGGGCCTCGGCGTCGCGGCGCAGACCCTGGAGCGGCTGAGCAGCCGTGAGCGGGAGGTCCTTGTCCTGCTCGCCGAGGGCCTGTCCAACGCCGACATAGGGCGCCGGCTGCACCTGAGCCTGGGAACCGTCAAGGAGCACGTGGGGGCGCTGCTGGCCAAGCTCGGCGTTCACAACCGTGTCCAGGCCGCGCTGTGGGCGCAGCGTGCCGGGCTGCTCGACAGGGTCGGCGTATGA
- a CDS encoding LuxR C-terminal-related transcriptional regulator, giving the protein MWHSPTPRARWPFERAITQLDFVEWLRRRRRAAEARPLLAAALEVFELLDARPWIERATAELRAAGVTVADSTAPEGVMNRDIGARLYLSPRAIGFHLHKIFPRLGITGRAQLRDALGR; this is encoded by the coding sequence TTGTGGCACTCGCCGACCCCGAGGGCGCGCTGGCCTTTCGAACGTGCCATCACGCAGCTGGACTTCGTAGAATGGCTACGTCGCCGCCGACGGGCCGCGGAGGCGCGTCCCCTGCTCGCTGCCGCTCTGGAAGTCTTCGAGCTGCTCGACGCCCGCCCGTGGATCGAGCGCGCCACCGCCGAACTCCGCGCAGCGGGTGTCACCGTGGCGGACTCCACCGCCCCGGAGGGAGTGATGAACCGGGACATCGGCGCCCGGCTCTACCTATCCCCTCGCGCCATCGGCTTCCACCTGCACAAGATCTTCCCGAGGCTCGGCATCACAGGGCGCGCCCAGTTGCGGGACGCCCTCGGCCGCTGA
- a CDS encoding IS4 family transposase, which produces MAQSVTGGDVFAPGHIGELSQVIPPELVDAVLDETGARERRLRSLPSRVGVYFVLALALFEHLGTGLVWGKLAARLAVRVPQPSEKALRDLRRRVGVAPLKRLFDVLAGPLGQPSTPGVRYRRWRTVAFDGCGSLNVPDHERNRSWLGRTERRHGPAGFPRLMLLTLCETGTRGLIAAVFGPASKGETDYAHDLVGHLTSDMLLLADRAFDSNELLTDIAAQGAQFLIRATSTRRPPVLALLPDGSYLTRIGGLSLRVIEAEIRARTADGGDFGGTYRLLTTLHDHRTDPADHLVRLYHERWEIEITYLALRHTLLKGRVLRSKDPVGLNQEMWGLLTLYQALRSVMVTAVETVPGCDPDRASFTVALEAARDTVVSLVGTAAACGPSNHSDLVGHIGARVLHALLPGRRLRLSARIVKCGTSRYNIWNRDGRPRDSTPITAIEITVHPPALPSAQDPSRTLSGRWGQLCQLMAANSNQAMHTRDIARHLGLPASGRPLSSLTAQLCYWARNGRLIRTAPNTYRLTLPDALTPPRNP; this is translated from the coding sequence GTGGCCCAGTCTGTCACGGGCGGCGACGTGTTCGCGCCCGGTCACATCGGTGAGTTAAGCCAGGTCATCCCACCCGAGTTGGTGGATGCAGTGCTGGACGAGACCGGGGCGCGCGAGCGACGACTGCGCAGCCTCCCCTCGCGCGTTGGGGTGTACTTCGTGCTCGCACTCGCGCTGTTTGAGCATCTGGGCACCGGTCTGGTGTGGGGCAAACTCGCGGCCAGACTGGCCGTCCGGGTGCCGCAGCCCTCAGAGAAGGCGCTTCGCGATCTGCGTCGGCGAGTCGGGGTGGCCCCGCTCAAGCGACTGTTCGACGTGCTGGCCGGACCGCTGGGCCAGCCGTCCACGCCCGGAGTGCGCTACCGACGCTGGCGCACGGTCGCCTTCGACGGCTGCGGGAGCCTGAACGTTCCCGACCACGAGCGCAACCGGTCCTGGCTCGGCCGCACCGAACGGCGCCACGGGCCGGCGGGCTTCCCCCGGCTGATGCTCTTGACCCTGTGCGAAACCGGCACCCGCGGCCTGATAGCCGCGGTCTTCGGCCCCGCCTCCAAGGGCGAGACCGACTACGCCCACGACCTGGTCGGCCACCTGACCTCGGACATGCTCCTCCTCGCCGATCGCGCCTTCGACAGCAACGAACTGCTCACAGACATCGCAGCTCAGGGAGCGCAGTTCCTGATTCGCGCCACCAGCACCCGACGACCGCCCGTGCTGGCGCTGCTGCCCGACGGCTCCTACCTGACCCGGATCGGGGGCCTGTCGCTGCGGGTGATCGAGGCCGAGATCCGGGCCCGCACTGCCGACGGAGGCGACTTCGGCGGCACCTACCGCCTGCTGACCACGCTCCACGACCACCGCACCGATCCAGCTGACCACCTGGTGCGTCTCTACCACGAGCGCTGGGAGATCGAGATCACCTACCTGGCGTTGCGTCATACCCTGCTCAAGGGCCGAGTTCTACGGTCGAAGGACCCAGTGGGCCTCAACCAGGAGATGTGGGGACTGCTCACTCTCTACCAGGCCCTGCGCTCGGTCATGGTGACCGCGGTGGAGACGGTGCCCGGCTGCGATCCCGACCGGGCCAGCTTCACCGTCGCCCTGGAGGCCGCCCGTGACACTGTCGTCAGCCTGGTCGGGACGGCCGCGGCCTGTGGGCCGAGCAACCACTCCGACCTGGTCGGACACATCGGCGCCCGCGTCCTGCACGCGTTGCTTCCCGGGCGCCGACTGCGACTGTCCGCCCGCATCGTCAAGTGCGGAACCTCCCGCTACAACATCTGGAACCGCGACGGGCGTCCACGCGACAGCACCCCGATCACCGCCATCGAGATCACCGTGCACCCACCAGCCCTGCCCAGCGCGCAGGACCCGAGCCGGACCCTCTCCGGCCGCTGGGGCCAGCTCTGCCAGCTCATGGCCGCGAACTCCAACCAGGCCATGCACACCCGGGACATCGCGCGACATCTTGGACTCCCCGCCTCTGGGCGCCCCCTCAGCAGCCTCACCGCGCAACTCTGCTACTGGGCCCGCAACGGCCGGCTCATCCGCACCGCGCCGAACACCTACAGGCTCACCCTCCCCGACGCCTTGACGCCACCACGGAATCCTTAA
- a CDS encoding AraC family transcriptional regulator — MEDHTATGIGARPAPVLREYVDWYVGFDLRGLPAGVHCGPPSRALTTVISLSDPLEVAAGVDDGSPVTRFASVAGGLMCRSVAIHHDGRQQGVQVSLTPLGARAIYGVPAAELAHRLFPLDELLGALAVELVDRLRSATTWAARFTVLDELLLRAVGRGACGDQVRWTRPEVAEAWRLLVAARGCVQVGAVAAELGWSRRYLTERFRGEVGLSPKTFARVLRFDHAHELATAQDPLPWGAVATVSGYADQAHLIREWREFTGRSPTAWRRGEVLLGAG; from the coding sequence ATGGAGGACCATACGGCCACCGGGATCGGCGCACGTCCGGCGCCCGTCTTGCGGGAGTACGTCGACTGGTATGTCGGCTTCGACCTCCGCGGGCTCCCGGCGGGGGTGCACTGCGGCCCGCCGAGCCGCGCGCTCACTACGGTGATCAGCCTGTCAGATCCTTTGGAGGTGGCGGCGGGCGTTGACGACGGGTCACCGGTCACCCGATTCGCCAGCGTGGCCGGCGGTCTGATGTGCCGGTCCGTCGCGATTCACCACGACGGACGCCAACAAGGTGTTCAGGTATCGCTGACACCGCTCGGGGCCCGAGCCATCTACGGCGTGCCCGCCGCCGAACTGGCCCACCGACTGTTCCCACTTGACGAGCTTCTCGGAGCGCTTGCCGTCGAGCTGGTCGACCGGCTCCGATCGGCGACAACATGGGCGGCGCGGTTCACCGTACTGGACGAATTGCTCCTCCGAGCCGTCGGCCGTGGCGCCTGCGGCGACCAGGTGCGCTGGACGCGCCCCGAGGTAGCCGAGGCATGGCGCCTCCTCGTCGCCGCGCGGGGTTGCGTCCAGGTCGGTGCGGTCGCCGCGGAACTCGGCTGGAGCCGTCGGTACCTCACCGAGCGGTTTCGCGGCGAGGTGGGCCTGTCGCCGAAGACCTTCGCCCGAGTCTTGCGCTTCGACCACGCGCACGAACTGGCGACGGCGCAGGACCCGCTCCCCTGGGGCGCTGTGGCAACCGTCTCCGGCTACGCCGACCAGGCCCATCTCATACGGGAATGGCGCGAGTTCACGGGCCGATCGCCGACGGCCTGGCGTCGCGGCGAAGTCCTCCTCGGAGCCGGGTAG
- a CDS encoding GDSL-type esterase/lipase family protein, translating to MTTRIACLGDSLTRAQFSVDYLNLLRRRHPPGDVHPARFGVNGDFAYNLLQRLDTVVTNPPDAITVLIGTNDARASLAGYPVEQAMKRKQLPCRPSAGWFQQCLGAVVARLRAETDATIGLLSLPVLGQQLDGAAAQASRAYSRMIAEVAATNEVTYLPLHERQIEELRQADPPPIPYREVTPAAVVGVLVQHAVLRRSLDTISRRRGLVLTTDHIHQNSRGATHIAEVIDAGLLTQSV from the coding sequence GTGACGACACGCATCGCATGCCTCGGCGACAGCCTCACCCGCGCGCAGTTCAGCGTCGACTACCTAAATCTTCTCCGACGACGCCACCCTCCCGGTGACGTGCACCCTGCCCGTTTCGGCGTCAACGGCGACTTCGCCTACAACCTCTTGCAGCGCCTGGACACTGTCGTCACGAACCCACCCGATGCGATCACTGTGTTGATCGGGACCAACGACGCCCGAGCGAGCCTCGCCGGCTACCCCGTCGAGCAGGCCATGAAGCGCAAACAGCTCCCCTGTCGCCCGTCGGCCGGCTGGTTCCAACAGTGCCTGGGAGCCGTCGTCGCGCGGCTGAGAGCGGAGACCGACGCGACGATCGGTCTGCTGTCGCTACCGGTACTCGGCCAACAACTCGACGGAGCAGCGGCACAGGCATCACGGGCGTACAGCCGGATGATCGCCGAGGTCGCCGCCACCAACGAGGTGACCTACCTCCCGCTCCACGAACGTCAGATCGAGGAACTGCGCCAAGCGGACCCGCCGCCGATCCCGTACCGGGAGGTGACGCCCGCAGCGGTCGTCGGCGTCCTCGTCCAGCACGCGGTGCTGCGCCGCAGCCTCGACACGATCTCGCGGCGGCGAGGTCTCGTGCTCACGACCGACCACATCCACCAGAACAGCCGCGGCGCCACCCATATCGCCGAGGTCATCGACGCCGGTCTGCTGACCCAGAGCGTGTAG